The Microbacterium paraoxydans genome includes a window with the following:
- the fliQ gene encoding flagellar biosynthesis protein FliQ: MSPEAVLDIGAQGLLIAAKLAAPMLITALVVGFAISLLQSITQVQEVTLSFVPKIVAVGIALLIAGNWMIAEIIAFTNEMFARIPSLLSG; encoded by the coding sequence ATGAGTCCCGAAGCCGTCCTCGACATCGGTGCCCAGGGGCTGCTGATCGCCGCCAAGCTCGCCGCCCCGATGCTCATCACCGCGCTCGTGGTGGGCTTCGCGATCTCGCTGCTGCAGTCCATCACCCAGGTGCAGGAGGTGACGCTGTCGTTCGTGCCGAAGATCGTCGCGGTGGGCATCGCCCTGCTCATCGCGGGGAACTGGATGATCGCCGAGATCATCGCCTTCACGAACGAGATGTTCGCCCGCATCCCGTCGCTGCTGAGCGGATGA
- a CDS encoding flagellar hook protein FlgE, with protein MLRSLFSGISGLRSHQTMLDVTGNNIANVNTTGFKASSVQFQDSLSQLLRNSMLPQQAAGGQNPAQVGLGVQVAGISTNFAGGAPQPTGVPTDLMISGDGFFVVRSGGETLYTRNGGFTFDASGRLVGAGGALVQGWTATNGAIVPGQGIGDITLPVGALSPAAATTTARATGNLPSGAAVGETLVRDIKTYGADGSASTLRLTFTRSATGWDVTDGAGASTALTFTDGVQNGAGSIVSGGVTVDLSGVTGFADVNDIAIKEQNGKPAGTLSSYALTNDGSLVGTFSNGDTQVLARIALAGFVNPGGLEKVGSSQFRPSGNSGQAELGQPGTGGLGGIISGALEMSNVDLSQEFTNLIVAQRGFQANARIITTSDEVLQELTNLKR; from the coding sequence ATGCTCCGTTCCCTCTTCTCCGGAATCTCCGGACTCCGCTCGCACCAGACCATGCTCGACGTCACGGGCAACAACATCGCCAACGTCAACACGACCGGCTTCAAGGCGTCCTCCGTGCAGTTCCAGGACTCCCTCTCCCAGCTCCTGCGCAACTCGATGCTGCCGCAGCAGGCGGCCGGCGGGCAGAACCCCGCCCAGGTCGGACTCGGCGTGCAGGTCGCCGGCATCAGCACCAACTTCGCCGGAGGAGCCCCGCAGCCGACCGGCGTCCCCACCGACCTGATGATCTCGGGCGACGGCTTCTTCGTCGTCCGCTCCGGGGGCGAGACCCTCTACACCCGCAACGGCGGCTTCACGTTCGACGCGAGCGGCCGTCTCGTCGGTGCCGGAGGAGCCCTCGTCCAGGGCTGGACCGCGACCAACGGGGCGATCGTCCCCGGTCAGGGCATCGGGGACATCACGCTCCCCGTCGGCGCCCTCAGCCCCGCGGCCGCCACCACCACCGCGCGCGCCACCGGGAACCTGCCCTCCGGCGCCGCGGTCGGCGAGACGCTCGTGCGCGACATCAAGACCTACGGCGCCGACGGCTCCGCGTCAACCCTGCGGCTGACGTTCACGCGCAGCGCGACCGGGTGGGACGTCACCGACGGGGCGGGTGCGAGCACCGCACTGACCTTCACCGACGGGGTGCAGAACGGCGCCGGGAGCATCGTGTCGGGCGGCGTCACCGTCGACCTGTCCGGTGTGACCGGCTTCGCCGACGTCAACGACATCGCGATCAAGGAGCAGAACGGCAAGCCGGCGGGCACGCTGAGCTCCTACGCCCTGACGAACGACGGCAGCCTCGTCGGCACCTTCAGCAACGGCGACACCCAGGTGCTGGCACGCATCGCGCTGGCCGGATTCGTGAACCCCGGGGGCCTGGAGAAGGTGGGCTCCTCGCAGTTCCGCCCGAGCGGCAACTCCGGTCAGGCCGAGCTCGGACAACCGGGCACCGGCGGCCTCGGCGGCATCATCAGCGGCGCGCTCGAGATGTCCAACGTCGACCTCTCGCAGGAGTTCACCAACCTCATCGTCGCGCAGCGCGGCTTCCAGGCCAACGCCCGCATCATCACCACGAGCGACGAGGTGCTGCAGGAGCTCACGAACCTCAAGCGCTGA
- a CDS encoding FliO/MopB family protein: protein MTLDDLLLALRVGLSLAAVLGLLWFLQRRVSKTQARRRDAEAITVLGRQGIGPKAQLVVVQTDDARYVLGVTEHGVSVVDRLPLRPEPAESEVGHPPATRTADDAEFDRILAAAALTSAPPAVAPAPELRRRVRHRNDPLRGSILSPDTWRQTAEALRRAR, encoded by the coding sequence CTGACCCTGGACGACCTCCTGCTCGCGCTGCGGGTCGGGCTGTCGCTCGCCGCCGTCCTCGGGCTGCTCTGGTTCCTGCAGCGCCGGGTCTCGAAGACCCAGGCGCGGCGCCGCGACGCCGAGGCGATCACGGTGCTCGGGCGTCAGGGCATCGGTCCGAAGGCGCAGCTCGTGGTCGTGCAGACCGACGACGCCCGCTACGTGCTCGGGGTCACCGAGCACGGTGTGAGCGTGGTCGACCGCCTTCCCCTGCGGCCGGAGCCCGCGGAGTCCGAGGTCGGGCACCCGCCGGCCACCCGCACGGCCGACGACGCCGAGTTCGACCGCATCCTCGCCGCCGCCGCACTCACGAGCGCGCCCCCGGCGGTCGCCCCGGCACCGGAGCTCCGTCGCCGCGTGCGGCACCGCAACGACCCGCTCCGCGGTTCCATCCTCTCCCCCGACACCTGGCGGCAGACCGCCGAGGCCCTCCGGCGCGCACGATGA
- a CDS encoding motility protein A: MDPSLILGLVLAFGALIAMINLEGATIGSLLLPAPMVLVFGATIAVGLASGTLRDALHAVKSLPRAFRGERRTAQSTIDTVVGYAEKARAEGLLALEQGLDEEKDPFLRQALQSIADGTDAEDLRVLLEDELSSTAARNRTASRFYMTLGGFAPTVGIIGTVVSLTHVLEKLDKPDTLGPMIAAAFVATLWGLLSANFIWLPIGGRLQRLGELELERMTVLMEGMLAVQAGAAPAHVRERLSALVSDRSPGRSRRREQPAEAAAEHEDLFS; this comes from the coding sequence ATGGATCCGTCTCTCATCCTCGGGCTCGTCCTCGCGTTCGGCGCCCTCATCGCCATGATCAACCTGGAGGGCGCGACGATCGGGTCGCTCCTCCTGCCCGCGCCGATGGTGCTCGTCTTCGGTGCCACGATCGCGGTCGGGCTGGCCAGCGGCACGCTGCGCGACGCCCTGCACGCCGTGAAGTCCCTCCCCCGCGCGTTCCGCGGCGAGCGCCGGACCGCGCAGAGCACCATCGACACGGTCGTCGGCTACGCGGAGAAGGCCCGCGCCGAAGGGCTCCTGGCGCTGGAGCAAGGGCTGGACGAGGAGAAGGATCCGTTCCTGCGGCAGGCCCTGCAGAGCATCGCCGACGGGACCGACGCGGAAGACCTCCGCGTGCTGCTCGAGGACGAGCTGTCGTCCACGGCCGCCCGGAACCGCACCGCCTCCCGCTTCTACATGACCCTCGGCGGGTTCGCCCCCACGGTCGGCATCATCGGCACGGTCGTCTCCCTCACCCACGTGCTGGAGAAGCTCGACAAGCCGGACACCCTCGGACCCATGATCGCCGCCGCCTTCGTCGCCACGCTGTGGGGCCTGCTGTCGGCGAACTTCATCTGGCTCCCGATCGGCGGCCGCCTGCAGCGTCTGGGCGAGCTGGAGCTCGAGCGCATGACGGTGCTCATGGAGGGCATGCTCGCCGTCCAGGCCGGTGCCGCCCCCGCGCACGTCCGCGAGCGCCTGAGCGCGCTCGTCTCCGATCGTTCCCCCGGCCGCTCCCGCCGCCGCGAGCAGCCGGCGGAGGCGGCGGCCGAGCACGAGGACCTCTTCTCATGA
- a CDS encoding flagellar FlbD family protein — translation MIVLTRLNRSRFAVNPDLIERVQATPDTTIMMVDGATFVVTETMDDVIARITRFRAGILATAAALVAAGDEVGAPAVSVTGGDA, via the coding sequence ATGATCGTCCTCACGCGCCTGAACCGTTCCCGGTTCGCGGTGAACCCCGACCTGATCGAACGTGTCCAGGCCACGCCGGACACGACGATCATGATGGTCGACGGCGCGACCTTCGTCGTCACGGAGACGATGGACGACGTGATCGCCCGGATCACCCGCTTCCGCGCCGGGATCCTCGCGACCGCGGCCGCACTGGTCGCGGCCGGCGACGAGGTCGGCGCTCCCGCCGTATCCGTCACGGGAGGGGACGCCTGA
- a CDS encoding flagellar hook-length control protein FliK: MTALDLLAALDVRPPRSAAPAGRGGAPGAAAFADAVRDAARETEPAGPTSPEDPATDAAPRSDGTAAVPADGAVATPLPLPAPSPSGSVVAPPAIPTVVPPDAGPTVVPTPPEGEQTPATPSPAPPSPAGPAISGTDALPLPAVDSASPAATPPHAEAVPTAAGMAPVDAPVDAGAVRSAPALASSAPSTAPPTTGAVVPSPPSSSIEAAAGARTGEDGGTSAGSDGRTSHLAGPAPDGATATLALPTEAPTVPETPSVSGTPSIPVPSAATPAGSSAVDPVAAGSTPAPSPVAATATAPVTPPSAVPAPVRPALLPQVAAPVLSLAQAPDGDHRITLTVSPENLGPVTVRAHIAGSTLRIELQAPSEIGRDALRALLVDLRRDLAVAAPHATLSLSTGDGSSSSPQHGATTHGQTGNGDPDTPRPPTTPRPPASAPTASPPPPAPPAAPTGGIDVYA, translated from the coding sequence ATGACCGCTCTCGACCTCCTCGCGGCGCTCGACGTGCGCCCCCCGCGCTCCGCAGCCCCGGCCGGCCGCGGCGGCGCCCCCGGAGCCGCCGCCTTCGCCGACGCCGTGCGCGATGCCGCGCGGGAGACGGAGCCGGCCGGCCCCACGTCGCCCGAGGACCCCGCGACCGACGCAGCGCCGAGGAGCGACGGCACCGCGGCCGTTCCCGCCGACGGTGCCGTCGCCACGCCGCTTCCGCTCCCGGCCCCGTCGCCCTCCGGGTCGGTGGTCGCGCCGCCCGCGATCCCGACTGTCGTTCCGCCGGACGCCGGCCCGACGGTGGTTCCGACGCCGCCCGAGGGAGAGCAGACTCCGGCGACTCCGTCTCCGGCACCTCCGTCTCCGGCGGGTCCGGCCATCTCCGGCACCGACGCGCTCCCCCTGCCCGCCGTCGACTCCGCCTCCCCCGCGGCGACGCCTCCTCATGCGGAGGCGGTGCCCACGGCGGCCGGCATGGCACCGGTCGACGCACCGGTCGACGCCGGAGCGGTCCGGTCGGCCCCCGCTCTCGCGTCGTCGGCGCCATCGACCGCGCCTCCGACGACCGGAGCGGTCGTGCCGTCCCCGCCCTCCTCGTCCATCGAGGCAGCGGCGGGCGCGCGTACCGGCGAGGACGGCGGGACGAGCGCAGGATCGGACGGCAGGACGTCCCACCTCGCCGGGCCGGCGCCGGACGGAGCGACGGCCACGCTCGCGCTCCCGACCGAGGCCCCGACCGTCCCCGAGACCCCCTCCGTGTCCGGGACGCCCTCCATCCCGGTGCCGTCCGCCGCCACCCCCGCAGGCTCGAGCGCCGTCGACCCGGTCGCAGCCGGGTCCACGCCCGCGCCGAGCCCGGTCGCCGCCACGGCCACCGCGCCCGTCACGCCGCCGAGCGCCGTCCCCGCGCCGGTCCGACCGGCCCTGCTCCCCCAGGTGGCGGCTCCGGTGCTGTCCCTGGCCCAGGCCCCCGACGGCGATCACCGGATCACGCTCACCGTCTCGCCGGAGAACCTCGGTCCCGTCACCGTGCGGGCCCACATCGCCGGCTCCACCCTGCGCATCGAGCTGCAGGCCCCGAGCGAGATCGGCAGGGACGCCCTGCGCGCCCTCCTCGTCGATCTCCGCCGGGACCTCGCGGTCGCCGCGCCGCACGCCACCCTGAGCCTCAGCACCGGGGACGGCTCGTCCTCCTCGCCCCAGCACGGCGCGACGACGCACGGCCAGACCGGGAACGGCGACCCGGACACCCCGCGCCCGCCGACCACCCCGCGTCCCCCGGCCTCGGCGCCGACCGCTTCCCCGCCCCCGCCCGCACCGCCCGCCGCGCCCACCGGCGGCATCGACGTCTACGCCTGA
- a CDS encoding flagellar motor switch protein FliM, which yields MDDGVRSRARAETAIADVEVYDFGRAATLSREHARTLELAFETFARQWSAQLSGKIHVRATIAVEHVGMLTYGEYAQSLPTTTTMIVCALPDSDERMIVQVPIPTATSWIVQMVGGRSTSTAEDRTFTPIEQALIRSLIADAIDHLTGSLDGLLPAGVTVAGIQYSSQFAQVAAAGEPVIVARLSMRHGGRTVPASIMLPASVLAGFAVRASDADRTETPGLVRRQVEAAPVEVALRLAPRTVLPREVLDLAVGDLLPLPHAADRPLLLTVGDQTVATAAVGSAGARLACVVTATVPETAPAQESA from the coding sequence ATGGATGACGGCGTGCGCTCTCGGGCGCGCGCGGAGACGGCGATCGCCGACGTCGAGGTCTACGACTTCGGACGCGCGGCGACGCTGTCGCGCGAGCACGCCCGCACCCTGGAGCTCGCGTTCGAGACGTTCGCGCGGCAGTGGTCGGCCCAGCTCTCCGGCAAGATCCACGTGCGCGCCACCATCGCCGTCGAGCACGTCGGCATGCTCACATACGGCGAGTACGCGCAGTCGCTTCCCACCACGACGACCATGATCGTGTGCGCGCTGCCCGATTCGGACGAGCGCATGATCGTCCAGGTGCCGATCCCGACCGCGACCTCGTGGATCGTGCAGATGGTGGGAGGACGATCGACGTCCACCGCCGAGGACCGCACCTTCACCCCGATCGAGCAGGCGCTGATCCGATCGCTGATCGCCGACGCCATCGACCACCTCACCGGCAGTCTCGACGGCCTGCTGCCCGCAGGCGTGACCGTCGCCGGCATCCAGTACAGCTCCCAGTTCGCGCAGGTGGCCGCCGCCGGGGAGCCGGTGATCGTCGCCCGCCTGTCGATGCGCCACGGCGGCCGGACGGTGCCCGCCAGCATCATGCTCCCCGCGTCGGTCCTCGCCGGGTTCGCGGTACGCGCCTCCGACGCCGACCGCACCGAGACCCCGGGACTGGTCCGGCGGCAGGTGGAAGCCGCCCCGGTCGAGGTGGCGCTGCGGCTGGCTCCCCGCACCGTGCTCCCCCGCGAGGTGCTCGATCTCGCCGTCGGCGACCTGCTGCCCCTGCCGCACGCCGCCGACCGTCCCCTGCTCCTCACCGTGGGCGACCAGACGGTCGCGACCGCCGCCGTCGGCAGCGCGGGCGCCCGGCTCGCCTGCGTCGTGACCGCCACCGTCCCCGAAACCGCCCCCGCTCAGGAGTCCGCGTGA
- the fliP gene encoding flagellar type III secretion system pore protein FliP (The bacterial flagellar biogenesis protein FliP forms a type III secretion system (T3SS)-type pore required for flagellar assembly.) has protein sequence MTATRAVDRGRASRLVVLVAVAILLAVVLVALSGTAAHAEVTPDDGEGVTIDINGIDGGPSGSILTLLGITLLSVAPALLLMMTSFTKIFVVLAMTRNALSLPTIPPNQVLAGLSLFLSLFIMWPVLTEINTLAVQPYIDGALTFTQAVDVGQAPLREWMLHYTREEDLALMTRMAGQDNPEDAASVPMYTLIPAFMISELRAAFIIGFVIFVPFLVIDLVVAAALMSMGMMMLPPVMISLPFKILLFILVDGWGLIIKALLESYGGVG, from the coding sequence ATGACCGCGACCCGTGCCGTCGATCGCGGTCGCGCCTCGCGGCTGGTCGTCCTCGTCGCGGTCGCGATCCTCCTCGCCGTCGTCCTCGTCGCCCTCTCCGGCACCGCCGCGCACGCGGAGGTCACCCCGGACGACGGCGAGGGCGTGACGATCGACATCAACGGCATCGACGGCGGCCCGTCCGGCTCGATCCTCACCCTCCTGGGGATCACGCTGCTGTCGGTGGCCCCCGCGCTGCTGCTGATGATGACGTCGTTCACGAAGATCTTCGTCGTCCTCGCCATGACCAGGAACGCGCTGTCCCTCCCGACGATCCCGCCGAACCAGGTGCTCGCGGGCCTGTCGCTGTTCCTCTCGCTGTTCATCATGTGGCCCGTGCTGACCGAGATCAACACGCTCGCGGTGCAGCCGTACATCGACGGGGCGCTCACGTTCACGCAGGCCGTGGACGTCGGGCAGGCCCCCCTGCGGGAGTGGATGCTGCACTACACGCGCGAGGAGGACCTCGCGCTGATGACCCGGATGGCCGGGCAGGACAATCCGGAGGACGCCGCGAGCGTGCCGATGTACACGCTCATCCCCGCGTTCATGATCTCGGAGCTGCGGGCCGCCTTCATCATCGGCTTCGTGATCTTCGTGCCGTTCCTCGTGATCGACCTCGTCGTGGCGGCGGCGCTTATGTCGATGGGCATGATGATGCTCCCGCCGGTCATGATCTCGCTGCCGTTCAAGATCCTGCTGTTCATCCTCGTCGACGGGTGGGGGCTCATCATCAAAGCGCTCCTGGAGAGCTACGGAGGTGTGGGATGA
- a CDS encoding flagellar hook assembly protein FlgD, with translation MTTVDSITGTLPPGATPTSGVQTGSTTPATERKKTLDSEVFLKLLVTQLTNQDPSSPMNTNEMISQTTQLASMEQLTALASTSTESFALSMRQTAAALLGQEAQYVDADGVTQKGVVTAVSYAGAVPTVTIGEKSIPLDAISGVSLVPGTAA, from the coding sequence ATGACCACGGTCGACTCCATCACCGGCACCCTGCCCCCGGGTGCCACGCCGACGTCCGGTGTGCAGACCGGCAGCACGACGCCGGCGACAGAGCGCAAGAAGACCCTCGACTCGGAGGTGTTCCTCAAGCTGCTCGTGACCCAGCTCACCAACCAGGATCCGAGCTCGCCGATGAACACCAACGAGATGATCTCCCAGACGACGCAGCTCGCCTCGATGGAACAGCTGACGGCGCTCGCCTCGACCAGCACCGAGAGCTTCGCCCTCAGCATGCGGCAGACCGCCGCCGCCCTCCTCGGGCAGGAGGCGCAGTACGTCGACGCCGACGGTGTCACCCAGAAGGGCGTCGTCACCGCGGTCTCCTACGCGGGAGCCGTCCCCACCGTGACCATCGGCGAGAAGTCGATCCCCCTCGACGCGATCTCCGGCGTCTCCCTCGTCCCCGGCACCGCTGCCTGA
- a CDS encoding OmpA/MotB family protein, whose protein sequence is MSVRTRRRVQESEHSGPDERWMASYLDMVTVLMCMFIVLFAMSTVDQEKFEALSASLATGFGQEPSDDIDVTSGVVVPPELVDDEGEDFADTGLEAAQREFDELSALRERLRQVLADRGLEADVTFTIDERGLTIGLVSAETFFTTNSTDLSPAATQVLDALGSVLVSAPNEISVEGHADARGSVAPFPTNWELSAGRSTQVLRYLVEAAGLPPAHLKSVGFGDTRPVAAGSTPEQLAENRRVDIVILSDASEEVRALIPAAGAAQTSP, encoded by the coding sequence ATGAGCGTGCGCACCCGACGCCGCGTCCAGGAGTCCGAGCACAGCGGGCCGGACGAGCGCTGGATGGCGTCGTACCTCGACATGGTGACGGTGCTGATGTGCATGTTCATCGTGCTCTTCGCCATGTCGACCGTCGACCAGGAGAAGTTCGAGGCCCTGAGCGCGTCCCTCGCGACCGGCTTCGGCCAGGAGCCCTCCGACGACATCGATGTGACCAGCGGCGTCGTCGTGCCGCCCGAGCTCGTGGACGACGAGGGCGAGGACTTCGCCGACACCGGGCTGGAGGCCGCGCAGCGCGAGTTCGACGAGCTCTCCGCCCTCCGCGAGCGCCTGCGCCAGGTGCTGGCGGACCGGGGGCTCGAAGCCGACGTCACCTTCACGATCGACGAGCGCGGTCTGACCATCGGACTCGTGAGCGCGGAGACCTTCTTCACCACCAACAGCACGGACCTCAGCCCGGCCGCGACGCAGGTGCTCGATGCGCTCGGGTCGGTCCTCGTCTCGGCCCCCAACGAGATCTCGGTGGAGGGGCACGCCGACGCCCGCGGCTCGGTCGCCCCCTTCCCGACCAACTGGGAGCTCTCCGCCGGGCGCTCCACGCAGGTGCTGCGCTACCTCGTGGAGGCCGCCGGCCTGCCCCCTGCCCACCTCAAGTCCGTCGGGTTCGGCGACACCCGCCCGGTCGCCGCCGGCAGCACGCCGGAGCAGCTCGCGGAGAACCGCCGGGTGGACATCGTCATCCTCTCCGATGCCAGCGAGGAGGTGCGAGCGCTGATCCCGGCCGCGGGTGCCGCGCAGACCTCCCCCTGA
- the fliN gene encoding flagellar motor switch protein FliN, whose amino-acid sequence MISTTAYESAVAAAFAARLPTAAPVTARASQVSGDTGDAVVAQFVGEASAQLAVQLLDADVLVDGLGDRPLTDRLLDALEAAATALGPGLLGEAAVGDASAVFADPQTQLFDLVDHTERIIGRLAVRITHRPARPTGADGRLHRIAGVEMELTVEIGRTRMAVRDVLDLEPGRIVELDRSAGAPADVKLNGRTIAHGEVVVVDQDYAVRITRILENVEA is encoded by the coding sequence GTGATCAGCACCACCGCTTACGAGTCCGCCGTCGCCGCCGCGTTCGCGGCCCGGCTGCCCACCGCCGCACCGGTCACCGCGCGCGCCTCGCAGGTGTCCGGCGACACCGGCGACGCGGTGGTCGCGCAGTTCGTCGGCGAGGCGAGCGCCCAGCTCGCCGTGCAGCTCCTCGACGCCGACGTGCTCGTCGACGGCCTCGGGGACCGCCCGCTCACCGACCGGCTGCTGGACGCGCTCGAGGCCGCGGCGACCGCCCTCGGTCCGGGCCTGCTCGGCGAGGCCGCGGTCGGCGACGCCTCGGCCGTGTTCGCCGACCCGCAGACCCAGCTCTTCGACCTCGTGGACCACACCGAGCGGATCATCGGCCGCCTCGCCGTGCGGATCACCCACCGCCCCGCGCGCCCGACCGGGGCCGACGGCCGCCTGCACCGCATCGCGGGCGTCGAGATGGAGCTGACGGTGGAGATCGGCCGCACCCGCATGGCCGTCCGCGACGTGCTCGACCTCGAGCCCGGTCGCATCGTCGAGCTCGATCGCTCCGCGGGCGCTCCCGCCGACGTCAAGCTCAACGGCCGCACGATCGCGCACGGCGAGGTCGTCGTCGTCGATCAGGACTACGCGGTGCGGATCACCCGCATCCTCGAGAACGTCGAGGCCTGA
- a CDS encoding M23 family metallopeptidase, with the protein MEKAAATAAEECGCAPTAAERGALWNQPVSRRHAFGIGALGVVALAAFGVGSGVTAAHAASYPSWDDVQRAKNNEAAKAGEVSRIQGLIQSLERKVAETQAAAQVASDEFFEAQQAYFAAITEADALQAQADEKAALADETAKKAGQIAAQLYRSGGDDTALELFFAGSGANADELLSRLGTMNKFLEYNQTTYDNAVSARNTAQALTAQAQVARDERDRLQQVAEQKMVAAQQAADAAQAALDEQAANLETLKAQLAALKDTTTKTVAGYQAGVEARRREEEARRKREAAAAAAAAAAAGRGTSGGGGGGGGGGGTPGNGGWVRPHGGARSSSYGPRTPICGPQGCSSSFHYGADLANGCGAAIYAANSGTVDYAGPNGNYGNYVRIQHGGGVSTGYAHIKPGGIIVRSGQWVQSGQVIAYAGDTGRSFGCHLHFEVYINGGYTNPVLFMEQRGIYV; encoded by the coding sequence GTGGAGAAGGCCGCGGCGACGGCGGCCGAGGAGTGCGGCTGCGCGCCGACCGCTGCCGAACGCGGCGCGCTGTGGAACCAGCCGGTCAGCCGGCGCCATGCCTTCGGGATCGGCGCGCTGGGCGTCGTCGCGCTCGCCGCCTTCGGCGTCGGTTCGGGGGTCACGGCCGCGCATGCCGCGTCGTACCCGAGCTGGGACGACGTGCAGCGCGCGAAGAACAACGAGGCGGCCAAGGCCGGCGAGGTCAGCCGGATCCAGGGGCTGATCCAGTCGTTGGAGCGCAAGGTCGCGGAGACCCAGGCGGCGGCACAGGTCGCGTCCGACGAGTTCTTCGAGGCGCAGCAGGCCTACTTCGCCGCGATCACCGAGGCGGACGCCCTGCAGGCCCAGGCCGACGAGAAGGCGGCGCTCGCCGACGAGACCGCGAAGAAGGCCGGCCAGATCGCGGCCCAGCTCTACCGCAGCGGCGGCGACGACACCGCACTGGAGCTGTTCTTCGCCGGGTCGGGAGCCAACGCCGACGAGCTGCTGTCGCGGCTCGGCACCATGAACAAGTTCCTCGAGTACAACCAGACCACCTACGACAACGCCGTCTCGGCGCGCAACACCGCGCAGGCTCTGACCGCGCAGGCGCAGGTCGCCAGGGACGAGCGCGACCGCCTGCAGCAGGTCGCCGAGCAGAAGATGGTCGCGGCGCAGCAGGCGGCGGACGCGGCCCAGGCCGCGCTCGACGAGCAGGCGGCGAACCTCGAGACCCTCAAGGCCCAGCTGGCGGCGCTCAAGGACACCACGACCAAGACGGTCGCGGGGTACCAGGCGGGCGTGGAGGCACGGCGGCGCGAGGAGGAAGCCCGTCGCAAGCGCGAGGCGGCGGCTGCTGCCGCGGCGGCGGCTGCGGCCGGCCGCGGGACGAGCGGCGGCGGTGGTGGCGGTGGCGGCGGCGGTGGCACGCCGGGCAACGGCGGCTGGGTGCGCCCGCACGGCGGGGCGCGGAGCTCGAGCTACGGTCCGCGCACGCCCATCTGCGGTCCACAGGGCTGCTCGTCGAGCTTCCACTACGGGGCCGACCTCGCCAACGGCTGCGGCGCCGCGATCTACGCCGCGAACTCCGGGACGGTGGACTACGCCGGCCCGAACGGCAACTACGGCAACTACGTGCGCATCCAGCACGGCGGCGGCGTCAGCACGGGGTACGCGCACATCAAGCCGGGCGGCATCATCGTCCGCAGCGGGCAGTGGGTGCAGTCCGGTCAGGTCATCGCCTACGCCGGCGACACGGGACGCTCGTTCGGCTGCCACCTGCACTTCGAGGTCTACATCAACGGTGGGTACACCAACCCCGTGCTCTTCATGGAGCAGCGCGGCATCTACGTCTGA